Proteins encoded by one window of Collimonas fungivorans:
- a CDS encoding MFS transporter, which translates to MNTSATYLEAESPPATNASQRRRAIVATVIGNGLEWFDFTVYSFFAVIIAKLFFPTGNDLSSLLLAVGTFGVGFFMRPVGGIILGIYADRVGRKAALSLTILLMALGTTIIGLAPTYDQIGMFAPLLIVIARLIQGFSAGGEMGSATAFLTEYAPLRKRAYYSSWVQASIGVAVLLGAAVGTFVTSSLSTEALHSWGWRLPFLLGIVIGPLGYYIRHHLDETPTFRETSDKSDSPLVEVLRNYPRETAASFSMVILWTVCTYVLLFYMPTYSIKVLHMPPSTGFIAGMVGGLTIMVFSPLVGLLADHIGRRILLSGSALLILVLVYPMFVYINQMPGLVSLMIFQFVFGVLIATYTGPILAAMSEMFPAKVLSTGLSVAYNCAVTIFGGFASFIITWLIATTGSTMAPAFYVMIAAAISSIGTRFVRDPDYLKKN; encoded by the coding sequence GTGAACACAAGCGCTACCTATCTAGAAGCAGAAAGCCCACCTGCCACCAATGCCAGCCAACGCCGCCGCGCTATTGTCGCCACGGTGATCGGCAACGGGCTTGAGTGGTTCGACTTCACCGTCTACAGTTTCTTCGCCGTTATTATCGCGAAGCTCTTCTTTCCAACTGGCAATGACCTATCCTCATTATTGCTGGCCGTAGGTACATTCGGTGTGGGTTTCTTCATGCGTCCGGTGGGCGGCATCATCCTTGGCATCTATGCTGACCGCGTCGGTCGCAAGGCCGCGTTGTCGCTCACAATCCTCCTGATGGCGCTCGGCACCACGATCATCGGCCTGGCTCCCACCTATGACCAGATCGGTATGTTCGCACCACTACTGATCGTGATAGCCAGGCTGATACAGGGTTTCTCCGCAGGCGGAGAAATGGGCAGCGCCACCGCGTTCCTGACCGAGTACGCGCCTCTCCGAAAACGCGCCTACTACTCCAGCTGGGTCCAGGCCAGCATCGGCGTTGCGGTGCTGCTGGGCGCGGCCGTTGGCACCTTCGTCACCAGCTCCCTGAGCACGGAAGCGCTCCACAGCTGGGGCTGGCGTCTGCCATTTTTGCTCGGCATCGTCATCGGTCCGCTGGGTTACTACATTCGCCACCACCTCGACGAGACGCCGACCTTCCGCGAGACCTCCGACAAGTCCGACTCGCCGCTTGTTGAGGTATTGCGCAATTACCCGCGTGAAACCGCTGCCAGTTTTTCCATGGTGATCCTTTGGACCGTGTGTACTTATGTGCTGCTTTTCTACATGCCGACCTACTCGATCAAAGTATTGCATATGCCGCCGTCAACCGGCTTTATTGCCGGCATGGTCGGAGGCCTGACAATCATGGTGTTCTCGCCTCTGGTCGGGCTGTTGGCAGACCACATTGGTCGCCGTATCCTGCTGTCGGGTTCAGCACTGCTGATCCTGGTGCTCGTCTACCCGATGTTCGTCTATATTAACCAGATGCCGGGGCTGGTCTCGTTGATGATTTTTCAGTTTGTGTTCGGTGTGCTAATTGCCACCTACACCGGACCAATCCTTGCCGCGATGTCGGAGATGTTTCCGGCCAAGGTGCTGTCGACCGGGCTGTCGGTCGCCTACAACTGCGCTGTCACCATCTTCGGCGGCTTCGCCTCGTTCATCATCACCTGGCTGATTGCCACCACCGGCAGCACCATGGCGCCTGCTTTCTACGTGATGATCGCGGCGGCCATAAGCTCTATCGGCACACGTTTCGTGCGCGACCCTGACTACCTGAAAAAGAATTGA
- a CDS encoding GCN5 family acetyltransferase gives MQYPPVLEPSKVGTYPAVAKAGGGFVWDAVLEYRVWCHPERGAPDDEDGSDYYYAFASYEDADAFSRTNDGTEEPLALVLQREYIDESIPGQYVHVQEQRITEWPVEFLSRPQRDTMTIPEFFASNAPANRLEILRGLAPGKNREI, from the coding sequence GTGCAATATCCTCCCGTACTCGAACCTTCCAAAGTAGGTACGTACCCAGCCGTTGCAAAGGCTGGTGGTGGTTTTGTTTGGGATGCTGTTCTCGAATACAGAGTGTGGTGTCACCCGGAACGAGGGGCGCCCGATGATGAGGATGGATCTGATTATTATTACGCCTTCGCCAGTTACGAAGATGCCGATGCATTTTCCAGAACTAATGACGGAACAGAGGAGCCGCTGGCGTTAGTCTTGCAACGTGAGTACATTGACGAATCAATTCCCGGACAATATGTTCATGTTCAGGAACAGCGAATTACTGAATGGCCTGTGGAGTTTCTATCCAGACCGCAGCGCGACACAATGACTATTCCAGAGTTCTTTGCTTCTAATGCTCCGGCGAATCGTTTAGAGATTCTACGAGGGCTAGCTCCGGGAAAGAATCGTGAAATCTAG
- a CDS encoding cupin domain-containing protein, protein MVKTYISISVLLAAILSMHSAMAAATVPAAKDTQVLQRIRVQGTDREMGMGIAEFPPNAEKPRHKAIGPEVVYVLEGEITILVDGMPAKVVHAGESYQLAAKDIHVTKAGPAGAKTIASWVTVPGKQFNVYVPK, encoded by the coding sequence ATGGTGAAAACATATATCTCTATTTCCGTCCTTCTGGCGGCCATCCTGTCGATGCATTCTGCCATGGCCGCTGCTACGGTGCCGGCAGCAAAGGATACACAAGTCTTGCAAAGAATCCGCGTGCAGGGAACCGATCGCGAAATGGGCATGGGGATTGCCGAGTTCCCTCCCAATGCCGAAAAACCGCGCCACAAGGCAATTGGGCCTGAGGTCGTCTATGTGCTTGAAGGGGAAATCACAATCCTGGTAGATGGCATGCCTGCAAAGGTCGTTCATGCGGGCGAGAGTTACCAGCTTGCGGCGAAAGATATCCATGTCACTAAAGCAGGACCGGCCGGCGCGAAAACCATCGCATCTTGGGTGACCGTACCAGGCAAGCAATTTAATGTATATGTTCCAAAATAA
- a CDS encoding AraC family transcriptional regulator: MTELTNNSKQQQQRMVSLLTKLAPDEGYNLSYLRDVRFLRSNRPLSVTPVLYEPGIVVVCQGTKRGFLGDQTYVYDARHYLAVSVPVPFTMETEASEKKPLLAIYFRLDFKMLADLLLQMEVVEPGDATPQGMFATAMDEKMSASILRFLEAMDEPMEAKILGPALVKEIYLRVLTGDQGASMRAALANEGQFGKIAKALKKIHASYNQKLDVDQLAREAGMSAPSFHSHFKNVTATSPMQYLKSTRLHQARLLMARNGLTAASACVEVGYESASQFSREFKRLFGRTPIEEVTRMKQAFALPDAGPASIYVSSH; the protein is encoded by the coding sequence ATGACCGAGTTGACGAACAACAGCAAACAGCAGCAACAGCGCATGGTGAGCCTGCTGACAAAACTCGCGCCAGACGAGGGATATAACCTCTCGTATCTGCGGGATGTGAGGTTTCTTCGATCCAACCGTCCACTGAGTGTGACGCCGGTTCTCTATGAACCAGGAATTGTGGTCGTATGCCAAGGAACAAAAAGGGGATTTTTAGGCGACCAAACCTACGTCTACGATGCGCGGCATTATCTGGCCGTGTCGGTGCCGGTGCCGTTCACGATGGAAACCGAGGCAAGTGAAAAGAAGCCGTTGCTGGCAATTTATTTCCGGCTGGATTTCAAAATGCTCGCCGACCTGTTATTGCAGATGGAAGTGGTTGAGCCAGGCGATGCCACTCCCCAAGGCATGTTCGCCACTGCAATGGACGAGAAAATGTCGGCGTCGATTCTGCGATTCCTGGAAGCCATGGATGAGCCCATGGAAGCGAAGATCCTCGGTCCGGCACTGGTGAAAGAAATCTATCTGCGCGTGCTGACTGGAGATCAGGGAGCGTCAATGCGCGCAGCCCTCGCGAACGAAGGACAGTTCGGGAAAATCGCAAAAGCGCTCAAAAAAATCCACGCGTCCTACAACCAGAAACTCGATGTCGATCAGCTTGCCAGGGAAGCTGGCATGAGCGCGCCGTCGTTTCATTCCCATTTCAAGAACGTCACGGCGACTTCGCCAATGCAATACCTGAAGTCGACACGCCTGCACCAGGCACGTCTCTTGATGGCGCGGAATGGCCTGACTGCCGCCAGCGCCTGCGTCGAAGTCGGTTATGAAAGCGCCTCGCAATTCAGCCGCGAATTCAAACGCCTGTTCGGCAGAACGCCGATTGAGGAAGTAACGAGAATGAAGCAGGCGTTTGCCTTGCCTGATGCCGGTCCAGCTTCGATCTATGTGTCGTCGCATTAA
- a CDS encoding DUF7706 family protein, giving the protein MDELTSIEFQDNVEATFTITISHATGHTTLMRDEALAIVHFMTRIGWPDLLKHSKNNDEAYVMMRAIDKAQIAFCNAQRRPI; this is encoded by the coding sequence ATGGACGAATTGACTAGTATCGAGTTCCAAGACAACGTTGAAGCGACATTCACGATCACGATTTCGCACGCAACCGGGCATACCACGCTGATGAGAGATGAGGCCTTGGCGATTGTCCATTTTATGACGCGAATCGGATGGCCGGATTTGCTCAAACATTCAAAAAATAACGACGAAGCATATGTAATGATGAGAGCAATTGATAAAGCTCAAATAGCGTTTTGTAATGCACAACGTCGGCCCATATAA
- a CDS encoding SDR family oxidoreductase, whose protein sequence is MKTVLITGCSSGFGLEIAKYFLDRKWNVVATMRTPNEGVLPKSEHLRILKLDVTDAESIRRAVEEAGQVDVLVNNAGIGMLGPFESTPMEAVRDVFETNTFGTMAMTQALLPQFRARRAGVVVNVASAVTLKALPLLPVYTASKAAVVAFTESLALELAEFNILVGVVLPGMAPETAFASNAGSRVIQTFPEDYAATMNAVMSGFQNYAGSVTHSIDVADAVWQVVQDGSTAFRVPAGADAVEWFKKI, encoded by the coding sequence ATGAAAACCGTTTTAATCACTGGCTGCTCTTCTGGATTTGGCCTGGAAATCGCCAAGTATTTTTTGGACCGCAAGTGGAACGTGGTCGCCACCATGCGTACGCCGAATGAGGGCGTTCTGCCAAAGTCTGAACATTTGCGAATTTTGAAGCTGGACGTAACCGACGCTGAAAGCATACGTCGTGCAGTCGAAGAAGCTGGTCAGGTGGATGTCCTGGTGAATAACGCAGGCATCGGTATGCTAGGGCCTTTCGAAAGTACGCCGATGGAAGCCGTGCGCGATGTGTTCGAAACCAATACGTTCGGTACGATGGCCATGACGCAGGCACTTTTGCCGCAGTTTCGGGCACGCAGAGCGGGCGTTGTCGTCAATGTGGCATCTGCCGTGACCCTGAAGGCCTTGCCGCTACTTCCCGTCTACACAGCCAGCAAGGCCGCAGTCGTCGCATTCACCGAATCGCTGGCGCTCGAACTGGCGGAGTTCAACATCCTGGTAGGCGTAGTGTTGCCAGGAATGGCGCCGGAGACCGCTTTTGCATCCAATGCCGGTTCACGAGTCATCCAGACATTTCCTGAAGATTACGCGGCCACGATGAACGCGGTGATGTCGGGGTTTCAGAATTACGCCGGTTCAGTGACGCATTCGATTGATGTTGCCGACGCGGTCTGGCAGGTTGTGCAAGACGGTTCGACTGCATTCCGCGTTCCGGCCGGCGCGGATGCGGTCGAGTGGTTCAAAAAGATCTAG
- a CDS encoding M14 family zinc carboxypeptidase, with translation MTPPTRLAYPTPFELGNGNQTSTWAECIAFYERLAERFPGVLRWWRIGTSDTGLPMHAGLVTADGVFDRDTLREQGRPVFFNNNGIHPGEPEGIDACMALVRDFCLEPERLAALGDTVFLFIPVYNVDGCVNRQSSSRANQLGPEAFGFRGNGRHLDLNRDFIKCDSLAAQVFNRFFNAWDPDVMVDTHTSNGADYAYAMTLIPTQPDKLGGGLGDFLRERMLPAIYGDMQRRGWPTCPYVNLLAETPDDGIEDFLDLPRFSTGYAALHHTIGFMPETHMLKPFADRVAATRTLVEVVLDFSAAQAGRIQQLRRDARADAARRTQWPLRWRNDHERPARLRFKGYAAVRTPSLLGDYQRLAYDRSQPWEKDIVHFDRCVEEQAVTAPKAYLVPQAWREVIERLEWNGVELQRLDADRLFDAARVYRVLEVDTRATAYEGHMFHDRVLLSTHTEAIQARAGDVLVPLDQPQARYAVETLEPEAHDSFFRWGFFNSVLERKQASISAYVFEDTALQMLADEPALRPAFDEWKAAHPAQLSDPQAVLGFLFTHGQRHAEPEWRRYPVAALI, from the coding sequence ATGACGCCCCCGACCCGCCTTGCTTATCCCACGCCCTTCGAACTCGGCAATGGCAACCAGACCTCCACCTGGGCCGAATGCATCGCCTTCTACGAGCGGCTGGCCGAGCGATTCCCGGGGGTGCTGCGATGGTGGCGGATCGGGACCTCCGACACCGGCCTGCCGATGCACGCCGGCCTGGTCACGGCCGACGGCGTGTTCGACCGCGATACCTTGCGCGAGCAGGGGCGTCCGGTGTTCTTCAACAATAACGGTATCCATCCCGGCGAGCCCGAAGGCATCGATGCCTGCATGGCGCTGGTGCGCGACTTCTGCCTTGAGCCCGAGCGGCTGGCTGCGCTCGGCGATACGGTGTTCCTTTTCATCCCGGTCTACAACGTCGACGGCTGCGTGAACCGCCAGTCCAGCTCGCGGGCGAACCAGCTCGGCCCCGAGGCGTTCGGCTTCCGGGGCAACGGCCGGCACCTCGACCTGAATCGCGACTTCATCAAGTGCGACAGCCTGGCCGCCCAGGTGTTCAACCGCTTCTTCAACGCCTGGGACCCGGATGTGATGGTCGACACCCACACCTCCAACGGCGCCGACTACGCCTACGCCATGACCCTGATCCCGACCCAGCCTGACAAGTTGGGCGGCGGCCTGGGCGACTTCCTGCGTGAGCGCATGCTGCCCGCGATCTACGGCGACATGCAGAGGCGCGGCTGGCCGACCTGTCCCTACGTCAACCTGCTGGCCGAGACGCCGGACGACGGCATCGAAGATTTTCTCGATCTGCCGCGCTTCTCCACCGGCTACGCCGCGCTGCACCACACCATCGGCTTCATGCCCGAGACCCACATGCTCAAGCCCTTCGCCGACCGCGTGGCGGCGACGCGCACGCTGGTTGAGGTGGTGCTGGACTTCAGCGCAGCGCAGGCGGGGCGCATTCAGCAACTGCGGCGCGATGCGCGGGCCGACGCCGCACGCCGTACACAGTGGCCGCTGCGCTGGCGCAACGACCACGAGCGGCCGGCGCGCCTGCGCTTCAAGGGCTACGCGGCGGTGCGTACGCCGAGCTTGCTGGGCGACTATCAACGGCTCGCCTACGACCGCAGCCAGCCGTGGGAGAAGGACATCGTCCACTTCGACCGCTGTGTCGAGGAACAGGCGGTGACGGCGCCGAAGGCCTACCTGGTGCCCCAAGCCTGGCGCGAGGTGATCGAGCGGCTGGAGTGGAACGGCGTCGAGCTGCAGCGCCTGGACGCCGACCGACTATTCGATGCGGCCCGGGTGTACCGGGTTCTGGAAGTCGATACACGCGCGACCGCCTACGAAGGCCACATGTTCCATGACCGGGTGCTGCTGAGCACGCACACCGAGGCCATCCAGGCGCGCGCGGGTGACGTGCTGGTGCCTCTCGACCAACCCCAGGCCCGCTACGCGGTCGAGACCCTGGAGCCCGAAGCGCACGACAGCTTCTTCCGCTGGGGGTTCTTCAACAGCGTGCTGGAGAGGAAGCAGGCCTCCATCTCAGCCTATGTCTTCGAGGACACGGCCTTGCAGATGCTGGCCGACGAGCCGGCGCTGCGGCCGGCGTTCGACGAATGGAAGGCCGCACATCCGGCGCAGCTGTCCGATCCGCAAGCGGTGCTCGGGTTTCTGTTCACCCACGGCCAGCGCCATGCCGAGCCGGAATGGCGGCGCTATCCGGTGGCAGCGTTGATTTAG
- a CDS encoding AraC family transcriptional regulator: MIDPLASVVALLQPKMTFSKIVTGAGRWGVRGELIGTRLCCCVVLEGKLRYTIDEAEFVVEAGDFVLMPSMSKFLATSFDLPSEDEWQSEPALLENGEHRNGSISADADVRTLVGFCQLTSPDSTLLLTLLPKLVHIRGDVRLSALVQLVIDESRSQRSARDVVLERLLEVLLIEALRSSNNAVTSPGLLRGLADIRLANAIRCIHESPQESWTVALLAKESALSRSAFFERFSKAVGVTPMDYLLSWRMALARNLLERKEAIAEVAVRVGYSSSSTFTVAFTRHTGMPPGQYAKSWHNVGNSSDARVSATA, from the coding sequence ATGATTGACCCCTTAGCTTCTGTAGTGGCGCTACTGCAACCGAAAATGACGTTCTCGAAGATTGTGACCGGCGCGGGACGCTGGGGAGTGCGCGGCGAACTCATCGGCACACGATTGTGTTGCTGCGTGGTTTTGGAAGGGAAGCTACGATATACGATCGATGAGGCTGAATTCGTCGTCGAAGCTGGTGATTTCGTGCTAATGCCGTCGATGTCGAAATTTTTGGCAACCAGCTTTGACCTTCCTTCTGAGGATGAATGGCAGTCTGAACCCGCTCTCTTGGAAAACGGCGAACACCGCAATGGGTCTATATCAGCCGATGCCGACGTGAGAACACTGGTCGGCTTTTGCCAATTGACGTCTCCAGACTCCACTTTACTTTTGACACTGCTCCCGAAGCTCGTACATATTCGGGGAGACGTTCGCTTGTCAGCGCTGGTTCAACTCGTTATTGATGAATCACGCTCGCAGCGCTCAGCACGGGACGTGGTTCTCGAGCGCTTGCTGGAAGTCTTGTTGATTGAAGCGCTTCGCTCATCAAACAATGCAGTGACCTCGCCAGGGCTGTTGCGCGGACTTGCCGATATCCGACTGGCGAACGCAATCCGGTGCATCCATGAAAGCCCTCAAGAGTCATGGACCGTTGCGCTTTTGGCGAAAGAATCGGCGCTGTCCCGCTCGGCCTTTTTTGAGCGATTTAGCAAAGCCGTGGGCGTCACACCAATGGACTACCTGCTGTCATGGCGGATGGCATTGGCAAGAAATCTTCTTGAACGAAAAGAGGCAATTGCGGAGGTGGCGGTTCGCGTGGGTTACAGCTCATCTAGCACATTCACCGTCGCGTTCACTCGTCATACCGGTATGCCGCCCGGTCAATATGCCAAATCGTGGCATAACGTGGGTAACTCGTCCGACGCGAGAGTCTCTGCCACGGCATGA
- a CDS encoding oxidoreductase codes for MGKLTEMKFLITGVSSGFGRAFAMAALAAGHTVVGTVRNASAKKDFEDLAIGRAIAVVLDVTDFSAIDVKVAEITGKVGPIDVLVNNAGYGHEGTLEESPLEEMRRQFDVNVFGAVAMIKAVLPSMRERRSGHIINVTSMGGFITMPGIAYYCGSKFALEGISETLAKEVAGFGVKVTAVAPGSFRTDWAGRSMVRSPRHIQDYDTLFNPIRGARQEKSGKQLGDPAKAAEVLLKIANAPDAPVHLLLGSDAVTLVKNKIAAMSDEMKSWESVSTSTDYQGM; via the coding sequence ATGGGAAAGCTAACTGAAATGAAGTTTCTGATTACCGGTGTCAGTTCAGGATTCGGCCGGGCCTTCGCTATGGCGGCACTGGCCGCCGGGCACACCGTAGTCGGAACAGTCAGAAATGCATCGGCAAAAAAGGATTTCGAGGATTTGGCTATCGGCCGCGCGATTGCGGTCGTACTTGATGTGACCGATTTTTCTGCAATTGACGTCAAAGTGGCAGAAATAACCGGAAAAGTCGGGCCGATCGACGTCCTGGTCAACAACGCCGGTTACGGACATGAAGGAACGCTGGAAGAGTCGCCATTGGAAGAAATGCGCCGTCAGTTCGACGTCAATGTGTTTGGCGCGGTTGCCATGATCAAAGCCGTGTTGCCGTCCATGCGGGAACGCCGGAGCGGACACATCATCAACGTCACGTCAATGGGGGGCTTCATTACCATGCCAGGCATTGCCTACTACTGCGGCAGCAAGTTTGCACTGGAAGGCATCTCGGAAACACTGGCAAAAGAAGTTGCGGGCTTCGGTGTGAAAGTCACCGCAGTCGCCCCGGGCTCCTTCCGCACTGACTGGGCCGGCCGTTCAATGGTTCGTTCGCCGCGCCATATCCAGGATTACGACACTTTGTTCAACCCTATCCGCGGAGCGCGGCAAGAAAAAAGCGGCAAGCAGCTTGGCGATCCGGCCAAGGCCGCGGAGGTATTGCTGAAGATCGCCAATGCGCCTGACGCCCCTGTGCATTTACTGCTTGGCAGCGATGCGGTGACATTGGTGAAAAATAAGATTGCCGCCATGTCGGATGAAATGAAGTCGTGGGAAAGCGTTTCGACGTCGACGGATTACCAAGGAATGTAA
- a CDS encoding LysR substrate-binding domain-containing protein — MRISPLPPLPCLIAFEASMRHGSFTRAAAELHLTQSAISRQVAQLERFLGKKLFIREPRALRLTVSGQSYAEEVQRLLVACAEATEAVMKRKGHIELTVACSSGVAVLWLMPRLTRFRATHPDFHLRLIVNDSLASLSETEFDVGMYYLREGPPAGLAARRLYDEEVFPVCAPHYLAGRKLTPADLPEETLLMLEDGQRQWMSWQVWLAQNGLTEARTEHKLVANQYPILLQLAMEGQGIVLAWRHMIDACLRDGLLVRACDASASLGGGYYAVWPQDRTEPTAARTFRNWLTQESSEGI, encoded by the coding sequence ATGCGTATTTCCCCGCTTCCGCCACTGCCGTGCCTCATTGCATTCGAGGCTTCCATGCGCCACGGCAGCTTCACACGTGCCGCTGCCGAACTGCACCTGACGCAGAGCGCCATCAGCCGTCAGGTTGCTCAACTGGAGCGGTTTCTAGGAAAAAAACTCTTCATCCGTGAGCCACGCGCACTGCGCCTAACGGTGAGCGGACAATCCTACGCGGAGGAGGTACAGCGTTTGCTGGTCGCTTGTGCCGAAGCTACCGAAGCCGTGATGAAGCGCAAGGGCCATATCGAGCTGACCGTGGCCTGCTCATCCGGCGTTGCGGTGCTCTGGCTCATGCCCAGGCTCACGCGTTTTCGCGCCACCCATCCCGATTTCCACCTGCGACTGATCGTCAACGACAGCCTAGCTTCCTTGTCCGAAACCGAGTTCGACGTGGGTATGTATTACTTGCGAGAAGGGCCGCCAGCTGGCTTGGCTGCACGCAGGTTGTATGATGAGGAAGTCTTCCCGGTTTGCGCGCCGCACTACCTGGCCGGCCGAAAACTTACGCCGGCCGACCTACCCGAAGAGACGCTGCTTATGTTGGAGGACGGACAGCGCCAGTGGATGTCATGGCAGGTCTGGCTGGCTCAGAACGGGCTGACCGAAGCACGTACGGAGCACAAACTGGTGGCCAATCAGTACCCGATCCTGCTGCAGTTGGCAATGGAAGGTCAGGGTATCGTGCTGGCCTGGCGCCATATGATCGACGCCTGCCTGCGCGATGGGTTGCTAGTGCGGGCCTGCGATGCCAGTGCCAGCCTGGGCGGCGGCTACTACGCGGTATGGCCGCAGGACCGCACCGAACCCACGGCCGCACGCACCTTTCGCAACTGGTTGACACAGGAAAGCTCCGAAGGGATATAA
- a CDS encoding metal-dependent hydrolase family protein, translating to MTQILLKGGNVFDPAHGSILNRHDVLIEDDRIIQVSATPIDAPAAQSIDVTGKTVMPGLIDCHVHVLASIANLGLNAVQPNVLAAIRALPIMKAMLDRGFTTVRDAGGADWGLSHAIATGLVPGPRIFPSGRALSQTGGHGDFRPRSDVLEPCSCAFRAGAIARVVDGVDAVRLAVREEIQKGATQIKIMASGGVASPTDPIGNTQYSEDEIRAIVAEAEAAQTYVMAHAYTGRAIARAVRCGVRTIEHGNLVDREAAGIMRDHGAFVVPTLVTYDALARDGARLGLPAESVVKIQTVRQAGRDSLRIYAEAGVPMGFGSDLLGEMHNHQSDEFRIRAELLGNLEAIRSATSIAAAILQREGELGTVRVGALADLIVVDGNPLADISLLAGQGKHLALVMQAGRLYRQTT from the coding sequence ATGACCCAGATACTCCTCAAGGGCGGAAACGTTTTCGACCCTGCCCATGGCAGCATACTCAACCGTCATGATGTGCTGATCGAAGACGACCGCATCATCCAGGTGTCCGCGACACCGATCGACGCGCCCGCCGCGCAGTCGATCGACGTCACCGGCAAGACCGTTATGCCGGGCCTGATCGACTGTCACGTACACGTGCTAGCCTCGATTGCCAATCTCGGCCTGAACGCAGTGCAACCCAACGTGCTGGCAGCCATCCGCGCCTTGCCCATCATGAAAGCCATGCTTGACCGTGGCTTCACAACCGTACGCGATGCCGGCGGCGCCGACTGGGGCCTGTCGCACGCTATCGCCACCGGCCTGGTGCCGGGGCCACGCATCTTTCCGTCCGGCAGAGCACTGTCACAGACTGGCGGCCATGGCGATTTTCGGCCGCGCTCAGATGTACTGGAACCGTGTTCATGTGCCTTCCGTGCTGGCGCCATCGCTCGCGTGGTTGACGGCGTTGACGCGGTGCGGCTTGCGGTACGCGAGGAAATCCAGAAAGGCGCGACCCAGATCAAGATCATGGCATCGGGCGGCGTAGCATCGCCAACCGACCCGATCGGCAATACCCAGTATAGCGAGGACGAGATCCGCGCTATTGTGGCCGAAGCCGAGGCCGCGCAGACTTATGTGATGGCGCATGCGTATACCGGCCGTGCCATCGCCCGAGCGGTGCGCTGCGGCGTGCGTACTATCGAACACGGCAATCTGGTCGACCGTGAGGCAGCCGGGATCATGCGCGACCACGGCGCCTTCGTCGTTCCAACCCTTGTCACTTACGATGCCCTCGCCCGTGACGGCGCCCGCCTCGGCTTGCCGGCGGAATCGGTGGTCAAGATACAAACAGTACGCCAGGCGGGCCGCGACTCACTGCGCATCTATGCCGAAGCCGGCGTGCCGATGGGCTTCGGGTCCGACCTGCTGGGCGAGATGCACAATCACCAGTCCGACGAGTTCCGTATCAGGGCCGAACTGCTCGGCAATCTGGAGGCGATCCGCTCGGCCACTTCGATAGCGGCGGCAATCCTGCAACGCGAAGGAGAGCTCGGCACCGTCCGAGTCGGTGCGTTGGCGGACTTGATTGTTGTCGACGGCAACCCACTGGCAGACATCAGCCTGCTCGCAGGCCAAGGCAAACATCTCGCGCTGGTAATGCAGGCCGGCCGCCTGTATCGGCAAACAACCTGA
- a CDS encoding papain-like cysteine protease family protein: MKIGQNTAYEAQITDRSEAGGVSQQPKQKFTQTKNSRPSALSALPPLGTRQTRNSLPTQPPRLKVISRHSSAAECGAPTFSGTPSFGGGGQKSSSSKASSSSRYAALMQSKPPLFLLRNVPYVSQGSERMGCWYACARMIGHSAEAGPRLGLPQRYSSDAGHQALKEPADIEQFISNEGLSRVNLPDSQAFSLEELVSLLEQHGPILFAWHPNQNNGHMSVLIGVDKKTSSVVYHDPQKGPDRGMPLSHFNQHLAWEVPYAMMHR, translated from the coding sequence ATGAAGATTGGGCAGAATACCGCTTACGAAGCGCAGATAACCGATAGATCCGAGGCGGGTGGAGTGTCGCAGCAGCCCAAGCAGAAGTTCACTCAAACCAAGAACTCGCGTCCCAGCGCGCTGTCGGCACTCCCTCCCCTAGGTACGCGTCAGACGCGCAATTCTCTGCCAACCCAACCGCCGCGCCTGAAAGTTATATCGCGTCATAGTTCGGCAGCCGAGTGTGGCGCTCCTACATTCAGCGGCACCCCATCGTTCGGGGGCGGAGGGCAGAAAAGTTCTAGTTCGAAGGCATCGAGTTCTTCTCGATATGCGGCCTTAATGCAAAGCAAACCTCCGTTATTCCTCCTCCGCAATGTGCCTTATGTCTCCCAAGGGAGTGAACGGATGGGTTGCTGGTACGCATGTGCCAGGATGATAGGCCATAGCGCCGAAGCCGGTCCTAGACTAGGTCTTCCTCAACGTTATAGTTCGGACGCTGGTCATCAGGCACTAAAAGAACCAGCTGATATTGAGCAATTCATTTCGAACGAGGGACTATCGAGGGTCAATCTACCAGATTCACAAGCGTTTTCGCTCGAGGAGTTGGTCTCTCTTCTCGAGCAGCACGGTCCCATTCTTTTCGCGTGGCACCCCAACCAGAACAATGGGCACATGTCAGTTCTGATAGGTGTTGACAAGAAGACCAGCAGTGTTGTTTACCATGATCCTCAGAAAGGTCCGGACAGGGGCATGCCGCTAAGTCACTTCAATCAGCACCTTGCATGGGAGGTGCCGTACGCCATGATGCATCGTTAA